The DNA window TCAGGGGAAACCCGCTACCAGATTGCCACCAGCACCGACGGCACCAGCTGGCGCATGCAACTGGACTTTGCCCTGAATCACTCTATCCCGCAGATTCCCTATGTGGTGCTGAGCTACACCCGCTTTGGCAGCGTCGAAGAGATGATTTTTGACCAGGTATTGCTGACACCACAGGAAAATCGCTATCAGGCACAGCTGGATCTGTACAAGCTGGAGCAACGCGATGCCTTGCTGCAGGCCTTGTCGGATTACGATGCGCAAACCACGCTGGTGGTAGCAGTCAAAACCGAGCACGGCCTCACCAACACCGTCACCGACCCAAAAGTATTCTACTTTGCCGAAAACTATTATCCGTATATTTATCAGGGCATTGTGCCGCCACCGCCGCGCCTGCAGCTGATCCTCACGCCATTGCAGTACCAGCAACTCTGGTATAACTACTATCAGGACTACGTGCGCAAGAATTACCTTTATTACCTGCCGGATACCTTCCTGCTGGGCACGGATACCGATGGCAAGCCAATGCTGTCGATATCCTTCTCCGCCGACGATCACGCTACCTCGTTGGGGGATATCAAAGTGACCTTTGACTACTTCCTGTCGCCCAAGGTCAATCAGGGCCGCATTGCCGATGCCACGGCACAGTTTTCACAAATGCAGCCGGACGCCCGGCTGGCGCCCTTCGCCAATGCAGACTCACTGGTGTTGCAGTTGGCGTTGCCCGAAGGCAAAACCGAGGAGAAAAATGCGCTGATCAACCTGCAAAGCGGCATTGTCGATTCATTCACGCTGCCCGCCCAGCAGTTCGCGTTGATCTGGGACGCGTTATTCGATCGTTCGCCGCAAAACCTGTTGCTGAAAGGCTATCTGGCGGTGCAGTTTATAGGTTTTAACCCGGATAACCTGCCGGTGATACTGGCGCTGGATGCCAAATATCAGAGTAAGGTCCGTGACTTTATCAAACAGACGGCACCGGTCGACATCTACAAAACCATTGAATTCAGAAGCGACAGCGGAGCTTACGATCCCTCTGGGCCGCGACCTATCAAACGCATTTTGGTGAATATCGATAACCAAACCGTTGAGTTGAACAGGGAGCACCCTAATCATGACGTCACGGTCAAGGTCTCGGCATTGGATCTGATCCTCAACCCGGATAAAAAGCTGATTTATCATTACGACCTGCAGGTTTTCTACGTCGATGGCGGCATGACGCCCTACTACGATAAAACCTCCAGCTTTGAGATCATTTACGTGCCGTGAAGAGCGCTCAGTCTGCTGTTGGCATCCACAGCAGACTGCGCAAAAACAACATAATCAACCGGCCCGAGGGATCAGCCCCCCCATGGGTACGTTGCAAAGCCAACCCGTGCGCCATCGCCATAAAAGCCGCCGCCAGCTCATGGGGTTCCGCGGGCGGCGTCTTACCCACCTGCTTAAACAGCGAGGCTATCACCACGCCGATTTTTGCCTGATGGGTATCCCAGACCTTTTGATACTCGATGGCGAAGGCCGGGCTGCGCTGCGCATGCAGTTGCAGCTCTATCGACAGCATGCACCAGTCCACCTCCAGATTCAGGGTCGCCGACCAGGCCTCCAGCGCCGCAACGACCTGCTCCGGACTGCCCATATCACTCTGGGTCAGGCGGGTGAGCTGTGCCGCCTCGGTTTCCATATGCCGCTGCAACAGTTGCAACAGCAGATCCTCCTTGGAGGCGAAATTGGAATAGAACGCCCCCTGTGAATAGCCAGCCTCGCTGGCAATATCACGGATCGAAGTGCCGCCATAACCGCCGACAATAAATAATTGGCGAGCGGTTTCGATCAGCCGTTCTCTGGTCTGATGTTGGCTCTCCTCACGGGTTAATCGTTTTTTTATCGTTTTCATCTGTATCAACTTTACGCGGATTGTCACTACTCTATAAGCATTCAAGATATCACTTGATATTTTAAACCTCTACCACTAGATTTGAATATCACTTGAACTTTGAAATTCACTTAAGATTTTAATCATGATGAAAATAGAAACGGCATTTGTCACCGGCGCGACCGGTTTGCTCGGTAATAATCTGGTGCGTGAGTTGATCTCTCGGGGTGCCAGGGTCAAAGCTCTGGTTCGTTCCATGGAAAAAGGTCGCCAGCAGTTCGGGGAGATTGAAGGCGTTGAATTAATCGCAGGCGATATGACTGACGTCGCCACCTTCGCTGAACACCTGCAAGGCTGCGACATCTTGTTCCATACCGCGGCCTACTTCCGTGATAATTACAAGGGTGGTAGCCATTGGCCGAAGCTGAAAGCCATCAACGTCGAGGGTACCAGACATCTGCTGGAACAGGCTTACCATGCAGGGTTACGTCGTTTTATCCATACCTCATCTATCGCCGTGCTCAACGGCGAACCGGGCCAGTCGATCGACGAAACCTGTTTACGGCGGCCCGAAGACGCCGATGATTACTACCGCAGTAAAATACTGGCGGATGACGTGGTTTTGGAATTCCTGCGGCAGCATCCAGAAATGAACGGCAGCCTGATCTTGCCGGGCTGGATGTGGGGGCCGGGCGATCTGGGCCCCACCTCTTCCGGTCAGTTGGCCAATGACGTGATGCAGGGGAAATTACCGGGACTGGTGACCGGCAGTTTTTCTGTGGTTGATGCACGAGATGTGGCACTGGCCATGATACTGGCGGCAGAGCGGGGCCAAGGAGGTGAACGTTATTTGGCCGCAGGACAACACATGACCATGCACCAGTTGGTCCCCATGCTGGGGGATATTGCCGGTGTCAAAACTCCCACCCGCACGTTGCCACTGCCATTTCTCTACCTGTTGGCGACGCTACAGGAGGCCTACGCCCGCCTCAGTGGCAAACCGGTGTTGCTCAGCCTGGCCACGGTGCGTCTGATGGTAAAAGAGGCCAACCGTTCTCATTTCAATCACGCCAAAAGTGAACGTGACCTGGGGCTGACATTCCGACCACTGGAACAAACGCTTCAGGATACCGTTGCCTGGCTGCGTAATAACAGGCCAACCTAATCCCCCGGGCAAGGGGAAACAGGGTTCCCCAGCCGTTGTCAGTTACGCCGTCTGCGACTCCACATAGCCCAGGGCCGAGCGCAATGTGGTTTCGTTAAGCGCCAGCGGCAGCAGATGAATCGACTCTCCCGCTTGCAGGGTACGCTCAATCAACCGTTTGATTTGCTCCTCATCGTGAATATCCACCTGCAAGGCAGCCAGACTCACCGGCAAATCCAGACGGTGATAAAGCGCTTTCAACTGCGCCACGGTTTCCGTCTGCCCCAACAACGCGCTTTGCACCAAAATGCCATACGCGACTTTGGTGCCATGCAGGAAGGCATCGGTCTGCGGCAATGCGGTCAGGCCGTTATGCACCGAATGCGCCGCGGCGATGCGGGTATAACGATCGCCCAGCCCGCCCACCAAACCGCCGCCGGCAATAATCGCCTCCAGCACATTAAGGAAAGCCTGACTCGATTGCCCTTCTGCCTGGGCTTTTAGCGCCGCTTCGCTTTCGTTGAGCAATACATCGCGCAGCGTCAGCGCGGTATTAAGACCCAGTTGGACGGTGAGCGGCAAACGTTCCGGTTGTGGACTGAGTACCACGGCTTCGTACCATTTCGCCAGGGTGTCGCCGATACCGGCCAGCAAATACTCTTTTGGCGCACGCAGGATAATTTCCGGCTCCACCAACACCAGATGATTGGCATCGTCGAAGATCTCATAGCGCAGGGCCTGCCCCTGATCGTTATACCAGACCGAAAGCGGCGTCCAGGCGGCACAGGTCGCGGCAATGGTCGGGATCGCCACCAACGGCAATCCCAGCCGACGCGCCACCACCTTGGCGGTGTCCAGCACCGCACCGCCGCCAACGCCAATCACTACCTGCCGGTCTGTTCCCGCCTGACGCACGATGTCTTGTACCGTGCTTTCACTGCAGTGGCTGTTAAACAACACCCGACGGGCATCTACGGCATCAAACACCGCCGGCAGCCAGGGTTTGGCCGCGGCCAGCGCACGTTCGCCATACAACCACAGCGCGTTGTTCAGCTGTTGCGGGGAATAAAATTGCGTCAGTTGGTCAATGGCCCCGGGGTAAGCAAAATAGTTGGCGGGGCCGGCGACCACGCGAATGTGGCTATCACTCATGTTCAAGTCCTTATTTTGTCTGATCTTGCCATCATAAAGGCGAGTTTAGCGTTGCCTAATACTCTTTAGCATTAGCTTATGATTTTTCGTTCATTGTCATCCGTTCAGCCCGCGTGGAAACTGACGGCTTCAATTCATTCCTTGAATAAACAACCATCCCAATGGTGACGATGAATTGTCCTCCCGTTTTTTAATGATGCTTAACCATGCAGGGTAAAACTTAATGAAACTGTTCAACACCTCATTACTGGCGTTAAGCCTGTTCGCCGTGTTTCCCGCGTTCTCCGCCTCAACAACCGCCCCCGTCCCGGCGGCGATCGCCAATCACTCGGGGCCAATCCGCATCGCGGTGATCCGCAATCTGGGTTCAGACGACAATACCACGCAGTTTGTCTCCGGGGCGGTGCAGGAAGGCCGCAAATTGGGTTTCCAGGTCAATACCTTCCTGACCAACGGTGACGACGCCAAGTTCCAGGATTTCGTTAATCAGGCGATCAGCCAGAAGTACGACGGCATTATTCTGTCCCAGGGGCGCGATCCCTATTCCACCGCCCTGCTGAAACGCATTGCCGACAGCGGCATTGCGGTTGCGGCCTTTGATACCGCAGTACAGGGCGAGATCCCAGGCGTTACCGTCAGCCAACAGAATGATGCTTCGTTGACCGATCTTTCATTCGGCCAACTGGTGAAAGACTTCGACGGCAAAGCCAATATCGTCAAGCTATGGGTGGCGGGTTTTCCACCGATGGAGCGGCGTCAGGCGCAGTATCAGAAACTGCTGAAAGATCAGCCCGGCATCAAAGAGCTGGAGTCAATCGGCGCGGTATCCTCCGACGTACAAGGCGACACGGCCAACAAGATCGGCGCTATTCTGGCCAAATATCCAAAGGGTAAAATCGACGCTATCTGGGGAACCTGGGATGCCTTCAGCCAGGGGGCTTATAAAGCCCTGCAGGAAAATGGCCGCACCGAAATCAAACTCTACAGCATTGATATCTCTAACCAGGATTTGGCGCTAATGCGTGCCAAGGGCAGCGCCTGGAAACTCAGTGTGGCCGTAGATCCCAAGCTGATTGGCGCCGTTAACCTGCGTTTGGTCGCCAATAAGATTGCCGGTGAGAAAACCCCGGCAACCTATGAATTTAAAGCCGCCGCCATCCCGCAAGACCTGTTGCTCAGCCACCCGGAGGCCACCAATGTCGCTTCTTTGGTAAAAGTCATTCCTGGCTGGGGCAAATCGGACGATTTTATTGCGCCGTGGTTCGCCACGCTTGAAGCGCAACAGGCTAAAAAATAAGGAGCGATGATAATGGCATCGCCAGCGCTTCCCCAACCCGAATACAGCCGCAACATGCGGCTGATCGGTCACAGCGATCAGGGCGGTAAGCCTGACGGTGTGCAGGTTATGGTTCACCGAGGCTATGCCTATGTCGGGCATATGGTTTCGCAGGGGTTTTCTATTATCGACGTGCGTGACGTGAAAAATCCGCGCGCTGCCGGTTTTTTCCCCGCGCCACCGGGCACCTGGAACGTACATTTGCAGGCGCATGATGATTTGTTGCTGGTGATCAACGCCCGCGATCTGTTTGCCGACACCCGTTTTGCCGATGAGAAGGTCTACTACACCCGAGCCATCAGCCAGACGGTGTCAGGCAATGATGCCCGCGGCTGGAGCGCCGGGGTGCGCATTTTCGATATTTCAACGCCGGACCAGCCGCAAGAGATCGGTTTTTTGGCGCTGGAGGGGATCGGTGTCCACCGCATCTGGTATGTCGGTGGCCGCTGGGCCTATGTTTCCGCCCTGATTGACGGCTACAGCGATTACATTTTTCTGACCGTCGATTTGGCCGATCCACGTAACCCGCAGATCGCCGGACGCTGGTGGCTGCCAGGCATGCACAGCGCCGGGGGTGAAACGCCCAACTGGCCGGAAGGCAAACGCTACGCCCTGCACCATGCGATTATCAGCGGCGACACCGCCTATGCCAGTTGGCGTGACGGTGGGTTAACCCTGTTGGATATTAACGATCGCAGCCAACCGCAGTTAATTGCCCATCGCAACTGGAGTCCGCCGTTTGGCGGCGGCACCCACACCGCACTACCGCTGCCGGATCGGGATCTGCTGGTGGTGCTGGATGAGGCGGTACTCGACAATCAGCAGGACGGCGAAAAGCTGATTTGGCTGTTTGATATTCGCCAACCGGCCAACCCGGTGAGCATCGCCACTTTTCCGCAACCGGATGAACGCGACTATGTCAGTAAAGGCGCGCACTTCGGCCCGCATAATCTGCATGAGAATCGCCCCGGCAGCTTTGTCAGCTCAACGCTAATTTTCGCCACCTACCAAAATGCCGGAGTCCGCGCCTACGACATCAGCAACCCGTATCAGCCAAAAGAAACCGGCGCGTTGGTGCCCGCTGCACCGGAAAGGATGATGGATAAACGCCCTGACCGACCACGGGTGATCCAGTCCTGCGACGTGTTTGTCGACGCACAAGGGATTATCTACAGCACGGATTACAACGGCGGTTTGTCGATTATCGAATATTTGGGTTGAATACTCAGCGTTGTAACGATCATTTTGCGCCGATTGGCATAAGATGATTGGACGTCAAACAGGATCAACATAAGGGGCAACATGTTTAGTCATATCACCGTAGGCGTCAGCGATCTGGATAAAGCCGCCACATTTTACGATGCCATTTTGTTGCCGCTAGGGTTAAAACAACGCCCGGTCACGCCAGATGGCGGCCCCGGCGCACGTTGCTGGGTGATGCCTGAACAGGCATTGCCGCGCTTTTATGCCTACCAGCCGTACAACCGACAGCCGGCCAGTGCCGGCAACGGTAGCATGGTGGCGTTTACCGCCCAAAATGAACAACAGGTGCGTGAAGCCTATTCCGCCGGCATCGCGGCGGGCGGAACTTCGGAAGGTGAAGCCGGCGAACGCGCTCATTACGGCAAAGGTTATTTTGGTGCCTACCTGCGTGATCCCGACGGCAACAAGATCCATATCGCCTACCGGGGTGACCTGCTGTAATCAGCGTCCCGTTTAATGGCGGCACGGCTCCTGATAGTCATTACCAGCGCAATGGCCACCAATACGCCAGCCGTCAGATAGGTCACTCGCATGCCATTGGATATCGCCTCTGCGGTCGCCAAATTGATATCGTCGGCGTTCGCCGCCAGCATAAACAACGCGCCCATGGCGGAAGCACCGGTGATCAAACCCAGATTGCGTGAGAGATTGATCATGCCGGAGATCACCCCGCGCTGCTCAGGGGCCGCATGCTTCATCAGCGCGGTATTATTGGCCACCTGAAATAGCGAGTAACCCAGGGTAATCAGGCAAAGAGGGGCCACGTAGCCGAAAACACCCTGCCTGATTGACATCATCGACATTACTCCCGCGCCGACGACCATGATCGCCAGCCCCACGGCAGTTGTTCTTGCCGCTCCCAGGCGATCAACCAGTCGGCCGGCAGGCACACCGAACAAAGCGGCCACCAGCGGCCCGGCTGACATCGCCAACCCGGCCTGTCCCACCGTCAAGCCCAAACCGCGCGTCAGGTAAAACGGCCCCACTACCAGCGACGTCATCATCACCGTCATCACCAGTGCGCTCATCATTAACCCACTGCTCAGCCCTGGCTGGCGGAACAGTGCCGGCTGTATCAAAGGCGATGCCGTGGTATTTTCCAGCCGCACAAACAGTCCGATCCCCAGCCCCGCGCACAGCAACAACAGCAAATTGATGGCACCGAAATCACCATGCCCCAGCGTCATCGACAGTGCATAGCAGGCCAGTGTCACACCAAGCAGCAAAGTGCCGGGCAAATCAAACCTGCCGCTCTCCGATTGCGGTTGCGGCCGACCGTGCGGCAGATAACGGTAAGCCAGCAGCAAGGCCAGCAGGCCCAGCGGAAAGGTAACCAAAAACACCGCACGCCAGCCAAAGCCAAAAATCAATGCGCCGCCAAGCGAAGGGCCCAGCGCCGTGCCAATCGCCGACATGCTGCCAAGCAGCCCCATGGCACGGCCGGTATTTTCTTTCCCCAACGTCTCACCGACCAGCGCCATGGTCATCGCCATCATCACTGCCGCTCCCAGCCCTTGTGCAATACGGGCGGAGAGCAGCAGCCAGATATCAGGTGCCATGGCACAGAGTGCGGAAGCGACGCTGAACAGGCCAATCCCCAGCAGCAGCAGGCGACGTCGGCCAATGCGGTCGCCCAGACGCCCGACCGCGATGATGGAGGTGGTAATGGTCAGCAGATAGACGATCATTACCCACTGCACCGCCTGAAACGAGGTGTTAAACGCCAGCGCCAGCGAGGGCAAACCGATGTTGGCGATACTGGCACCCAGTGAGGAAACCAGCATGGACAAGGAAAGGCTGGCGAGGATCCCACCGATATGGGGGCTGGGGGCGGTATGCTGAGTAATTGGCTTCATAGTCTGACTCCTGAAAGAACCTGTCAGTAGCCTATGCCAGCCAATAACCTGGCGGAAGGCGCAGCATATGCAGTTTATTAGTGCATGCTACGCCATATCACTGTTTGTACTGGGCAGCATTAAGGAGCAAACCTCAAAACCGGATCAGGCAGATGATGGGCAATACCCTCAAGGAGACAATATGAACATGGACCTGCTGTTTGATGATCTGTCAGTACGCGCGGTGCAATACAATGCCCGCAACTCGGTAGAGGATTTTGACGCCTGCATGACGCAATACGCGACGCTGGCTACCCAGGCCAAGGCGCAAACGCCGGGGATTTATGACATCCACTACGGCATGGGCATTGCCGAACGTCTGGATCTGTTCCCGGCCGCCAACCAGCCTGCGCCACTGTTGGTCTTTATTCACGGTGGATATTGGCACTCCCAACGCAAGGAAGAAGCCTGCTCGATGGCCGCCAGCTTCACCCGCCACGGCGTAGCGGTGGCCACGCTGGAATATACCCTGCAGCCGGAAGCCACACTGGCGGAAATCGTTCGTGAGGTGCGCAGCGCGATAGCCTGGCTTTATCACCATGCCAGCCAATATGGCATCGATCCCGATCGTATTTTTGTCAGTGGCAGCTCGGCGGGCGGCCACCTGAGCGGCATGCTGATCGCCGATGACTGGCAGCATCTTTATCAGGTGCCGGTCAATGTGATTAAAGGGGCGCTGGCGCTAAGTGGCTTGTACGATATTCGCCCGCTGTGTGATATCTACGTGAATGACTGGATGCGTCTGACGTCAGAACAGGCGGCAACGCTCAGCCCGCTGTTTATGCTGCCGGAAAAGGCCAATGCGCCACAGATCCTGCTCGACGTAGGAGCCAAAGAAACCCAGGGCTTTAAAAACCAGACGCTGGCTTATTACGCCGCCTGTCGTGAAAAAGGGCTTAATGTCACGCTGCTGGAAGACCGACACTGCAACCATTTCACCCTGGTGAACGAATTGGCTAATTCTGACAGTGCCATGTTCAAACGCGTCATGGCGATGATTATGTAACGCCGCCCAAACAGCAGAATAGCGCCCGGCTATTCTGCCAAGGTCATTTTATTAAGATCAATTGCGCCTTTGCTATGCACAAAATTGACTAAGGCGAAGGCAACTCCGTATTGCTTCGCTTTCTCTGGGCTACCTGCTCCCTTTCATATTCCATTTGGAAATATGAAAGTCCCGTTCGTTCTTTCGGCCCCCGCAAAATCGCCACACAATGAAGTCTGAATTGCAGTCCCATGCATAACCGCATAAAAAATCAGGTTTTATATCTTGTCATCGCTCATAACCGCTCAATTTGCCCGACTGGTGCTGGATAGCCGGCCCGAAGCCTCCGCTCTGTTGGCCGCCCGTGTTGGGGTGATGGATTATTTCGCCTGCGCATTGCCTATTGCCCAGGGCGCAATCACCGACAGCGGGCTGGCGGCGGTGAAAACGGTATTCCCACCCAATACTGCTGAGAACCGCGCACTGTACTTTGGCTATGTCAGCCACTCACTGGATTTTGATGATTATCACCCAGCGCTACGCGGTCACCCGACCACGGTGGTGCTGTCTGCGCTGTTGGCGCTGACCGGCGATACCCCGGACGTTAATGCGCTGCTGAGTGCCTATGCCGTCGGCGTTGAAGCCGCCGGGCGACTGGGGCTGGCTGCGGGAACCCAGCATTATCAGTTGGGTTTTCACAGCACCGCCACCCTGGGAGCGGTGGCGGCCAGTGCGGCTGCGGCGCGCTATTTACAACTGACACCACAACAAACCCAGATCGCACTCGGGCTGGCCGCCACCCAGGCCGCCGGGTTGCGCAGCCAGTTTGGTTCGGCCGCCAAACCGCTGCATGCGGGACTGGCGGCACGCGCGGCGGTAAATGCGGTGCTGCTGGCTCAGGCGGGTTTTATCGGTCAGTCGGAAGGCGTGATAGACAGCCTGTTGCACTCGCACGGTGACGGACGGCAGCGGCCGGAACTGCTGACCGCCGACTGGGGCGCCCCCTGGCGCATTCTGCAACCGGGCCTGGAGTTTAAACGCTACCCGACCTGCGGCGGTACCCACAGCGCCGCAGAAGCGGCATTCATCCTGCGTAAGCGCCTGCTCGAACAAGGCATTACCGCCGCCGATATCCCCGCGGCAATCCGCCACATTCAGGTCAGTTTTCCGCCTGGTGCCGATACCGCGCCCTATATTCGTCGCCCGTCAAACGGGGTCGAAGCGCGTTTCAGCCTGGAGTATGTCATTGCCGATGCGCTGTACAGCGGTAGCGTGCCGCTGATGCACTACGGCGAAAACCCGGTTGATCCGCTGATCGCTGCTCTGGCGGCACGGGTTGAGCGCCACGCCGACCTGACGGCTCCACCGGATGAACTGGATGCAGAATTACGCTTCCACCGCGTGACCTTAACCCTGCATGACGGCCGCCAGTTAAGTGACATTGTCACAAGAAAGCAAACTGCCGCCCGCCAAACCGACGTCAACGCCAAGCTGCGCAGCATTCTGCAACTGTTGCCGCATCTGGACAGTGACCGCGTGATCGGCGACTGCGCCTTAGCGCAGCCCGAGGCGCTGCTCCGTTTAATCAAATTATTAAATCAATAATAAATATAGGAATAATTATGAGTACTTCACCTTCAACACCATCGCGTCAATTACGTCTCGGCCTGTTTGTTCAGGCGCTGGGCCACCACGTCGGCGGCTGGCGTGCCGCCGGTGCCAGTGGGTCTCCTACGGACATTGACTGGTTCACCTGGATCGCTCAAAAGGCCGAAGAAGGCACCTTTGACATGTTCTTCGTCGGCGATGCGCTGGCAACCAGCGTACACCGTTTGCCCTCTACGATGTCGCGCCTGGAGCCGCTGACACTGTTGGCTGCGCTGGCGGTGAATACCCGTCATATCGGGCTGGCGGCTACCGCTTCCACCACCTTTGATCAACCTTTCCATCTGGCACGCGCCATGGCCTCCATCGACCATATCAGCCACGGCCGTGCCGCCTGGAACGTGGTGACCTCATTCTCCAGCGATGCCGCTCGCAACTTCAGCCGTGACGATCTGCCCTCACACGCCGAGCGCTATGAAGTGGCACGCGAGTTCCTGGAGGCCAGCTACAAACTGTGGGACGGCTGGGAAGAAGATGCCATCGTGCGTGACAAAGAAAACGGTGTGTACGCCATTGACGATAAAATTCATGCCGCCAACCACAAGGGCAAACATTTCTCGGTACAGGGGCCGCTGAATATTTCACGTTCTCCGCAGGGCCGCCCGGTGATTATCGAAGCCGGTTCCTCGCCGGCCGGGCAGCAGTTAGCGGCAGAAACCGCCGAGGTGGTGTTTACCGCCGCCGCCACGCTGGAAGAAGGCCAGGCTTTCTACCGCAGCCAGAAGAAGTTTGTCGCCGATGCCGGTCGCAACCCGGATCACTTGCTGATCCTGCCGGGCGTGATGCCAATCATCGGCCGTACCAAGGCCGAGGCGCAGGAAACCTGGTATCAACTCAATCAGTTGGTAGATATCGATAACGGCATCGAACAACTTTCTGCCCGTTTTGGCTTCGATTTGAGCGGCTTGCCGCTTGACGGCCCGGTGCCGGACGTTGGCGCGACCGAAGGCGGCCAAAGCCGGGTGAAACTGCTGACCGATCTGGCAGCGCGTGAAAACCTGACGCTGCGTGAACTGGCTGCCGTGGCCGCCGGTTCTCGCGGGCATCGCGTGGTGGTGGGCACCGCCGAAGAGATAGCCGATGACTTCCAACTGTGGCTGGAACAGCAAGGCGCCGACGGCTTTAACATTATGCCTGCGGTGCTGCCGAACCAATTGGAACTGTTCGTCGAACTGGTGATCCCGGAGCTGCGCCGTCGTGGCCTGTTCCGCGAAGAATATCAGTATGCAACCCTGCGTGAAAACCTGGGCCTGCCGCAACCGGCAATCAACTTCGCCAACGTTAAATCGGCTTAATTCGCAGGGGAACATCATGAAAATCACCATTAAACGCACCGCTCTGTCCCTGCTGCTGGCCTCCGCTGCACTGGCACCGTTGGCCGGCGGCTTCGCCGCCGAAGGCGATGTGCCCTTCCGTGCCGCCGTGAAAGCCAGCGCCGATCCTGCGCTGCACGACAGCCTGCCTGAAGCCATCAAAAAGGTCGGTTACATTGTGGCGGGCACCAACCCGAATACCCCACCCACCACCTTCTATGAAGCGGATAACAAAACGCTGGCCGGTCGTGAAATTGATGTGATGAGCGCGATTGCCGATCGTCTGGGCGTGGCCATTCACTGGAAAGATACCGGCGGTTTCGACAATATCATTCCCGGCCTGAAATCCGGCCGCTATGACGTGGCGCTGGCCAATATCGATGCCAACAAAAAACGCTTCCAACAGGTTGATTTTGTCGGCTATTACAACGCCTCCAAACTGGCACTGATTGCCCGTAAAGATGCGGCACTGGGGCCATATACCGATCTGGCGCAGCTTTGTGGCCAAACCGTCGGTGCGGGTGCAGGCACTTCGCAAATCACCCGTTTGCAGCAGGCCAGCGAACAATGCGTCAGCGGCGGCAAACCGGCCAT is part of the Serratia quinivorans genome and encodes:
- the prpD gene encoding 2-methylcitrate dehydratase; this translates as MSSLITAQFARLVLDSRPEASALLAARVGVMDYFACALPIAQGAITDSGLAAVKTVFPPNTAENRALYFGYVSHSLDFDDYHPALRGHPTTVVLSALLALTGDTPDVNALLSAYAVGVEAAGRLGLAAGTQHYQLGFHSTATLGAVAASAAAARYLQLTPQQTQIALGLAATQAAGLRSQFGSAAKPLHAGLAARAAVNAVLLAQAGFIGQSEGVIDSLLHSHGDGRQRPELLTADWGAPWRILQPGLEFKRYPTCGGTHSAAEAAFILRKRLLEQGITAADIPAAIRHIQVSFPPGADTAPYIRRPSNGVEARFSLEYVIADALYSGSVPLMHYGENPVDPLIAALAARVERHADLTAPPDELDAELRFHRVTLTLHDGRQLSDIVTRKQTAARQTDVNAKLRSILQLLPHLDSDRVIGDCALAQPEALLRLIKLLNQ
- the tcyA gene encoding L-cystine-binding protein tcyA precursor; this translates as MKITIKRTALSLLLASAALAPLAGGFAAEGDVPFRAAVKASADPALHDSLPEAIKKVGYIVAGTNPNTPPTTFYEADNKTLAGREIDVMSAIADRLGVAIHWKDTGGFDNIIPGLKSGRYDVALANIDANKKRFQQVDFVGYYNASKLALIARKDAALGPYTDLAQLCGQTVGAGAGTSQITRLQQASEQCVSGGKPAITIPIFPDRPAGVQAVISGRVPMFFGPYEGLRYQATHVKPLALAGDINIEGTTVAIALPKGSELVKPVQAALNSLIADGSYQKILDGWDIGFGAVKTAGINEEIAK
- the aes gene encoding Acetyl esterase, translated to MQFISACYAISLFVLGSIKEQTSKPDQADDGQYPQGDNMNMDLLFDDLSVRAVQYNARNSVEDFDACMTQYATLATQAKAQTPGIYDIHYGMGIAERLDLFPAANQPAPLLVFIHGGYWHSQRKEEACSMAASFTRHGVAVATLEYTLQPEATLAEIVREVRSAIAWLYHHASQYGIDPDRIFVSGSSAGGHLSGMLIADDWQHLYQVPVNVIKGALALSGLYDIRPLCDIYVNDWMRLTSEQAATLSPLFMLPEKANAPQILLDVGAKETQGFKNQTLAYYAACREKGLNVTLLEDRHCNHFTLVNELANSDSAMFKRVMAMIM
- the ntaA gene encoding Nitrilotriacetate monooxygenase component A, coding for MSTSPSTPSRQLRLGLFVQALGHHVGGWRAAGASGSPTDIDWFTWIAQKAEEGTFDMFFVGDALATSVHRLPSTMSRLEPLTLLAALAVNTRHIGLAATASTTFDQPFHLARAMASIDHISHGRAAWNVVTSFSSDAARNFSRDDLPSHAERYEVAREFLEASYKLWDGWEEDAIVRDKENGVYAIDDKIHAANHKGKHFSVQGPLNISRSPQGRPVIIEAGSSPAGQQLAAETAEVVFTAAATLEEGQAFYRSQKKFVADAGRNPDHLLILPGVMPIIGRTKAEAQETWYQLNQLVDIDNGIEQLSARFGFDLSGLPLDGPVPDVGATEGGQSRVKLLTDLAARENLTLRELAAVAAGSRGHRVVVGTAEEIADDFQLWLEQQGADGFNIMPAVLPNQLELFVELVIPELRRRGLFREEYQYATLRENLGLPQPAINFANVKSA